Proteins from a genomic interval of Vanacampus margaritifer isolate UIUO_Vmar chromosome 4, RoL_Vmar_1.0, whole genome shotgun sequence:
- the LOC144050551 gene encoding RNA-binding motif, single-stranded-interacting protein 1-like, whose protein sequence is MIFANTGNPLKAATRKQSYPMTPSSPSSSSNSSSTGLEQLSKTNLYIRGLPPATTDLDLVKLCHQYGKIQSAKAILDKTTNKCKGYGFVDFDSPAAALKAVHALKTSGIQAQMAKQQEQDPTNLYISNLPLSVDEKELENMLQPFGQVVSTRILRDYGGNSRGVGFARMDTTEQCNAVISHFNGKFIKIASGALAPSQPLLCKFADSQRKKHAHGGFVPNGQTGDLRLGAMTLTYDPSSAAMQNGYYPSPYPLTNRIMTVQPAMSPYMSPLSAYQVQSHSWVAHQPYIMQHPAPVMSPSVDPSMSLHPSAMITQQMGQLSLGNTGAYIAANHGVQGAYMPQYPPLPAAPESATPQQVDSSNNSSPYSQLSK, encoded by the exons ATGATCTTTGCTAACACAGGCAACCCACTGAAAGCTGCCACTCGCAAGCAG TCGTACCCCATGACTCCGTCCAgtcccagcagcagcagcaacagcagcagcacggGCCTGGAGCAGCTCAGCAAGACCAACCTGTACATCCGAGGCCTCCCACCCGCCACCACCGACCTGGACCTGGTCAAACTCTGCCACCA GTATGGCAAGATTCAGTCGGCAAAGGCGATCCTGGACAAGACAACCAATAAATGTAAAG GTTACGGGTTTGTGGACTTTGACAGCCCAGCGGCTGCTTTGAAGGCCGTGCACGCTCTGAAAACCAGCGGCATTCAAGCCCAGATGGCCAAG CAACAGGAACAAGACCCCACAAATCTTTATATTTCCAACCTGCCTCTGTCTGTGGATGAGAAAGAGTTGGAGAACATGCTGCAGCCTTTCGGCCAAGTCGTTTCCACACGCATCCTCCGTGACTATGGTGGCAACAGCCGGGGTGTGGGCTTTGCCAG GATGGACACCACCGAGCAGTGCAACGCCGTGATCTCACACTTCAACGGGAAATTTATCAAGATCGCCTCCGGAGCGCTGG CTCCCTCTCAGCCCTTGTTGTGCAAGTTTGCAGACAGTCAAAGGAAGAAACACGCTCACGGTGGATTTGTTCCCAATGGACAGACAGGCGATCTCAGACTA GGTGCAATGACTCTCACCTATGATCCCTCCTCAGCAGCTATGCAGAATGG GTACTATCCATCTCCATATCCATTGACCAACAGGATAATGACCGTGCAGCCGGCTATGTCCCCCTACATGTCTCCTCTGTCTGCTTACCAG GTTCAGAGTCACTCCTGGGTGGCACATCAGCCGTATATCATGCAGCACCCG GCCCCGGTGATGTCTCCCTCTGTGGATCCATCCATGTCACTGCACCCCTCGGCTATGATTACTCAGCAAATGGGTCAGCTGTCCCTAGGAAACACTGGAGCA tATATCGCGGCCAACCACGGGGTCCAAGGTGCTTACATGCCGCAGTATCCTCCTCTGCCGGCAGCACCG GAAAGCGCCACACCACAACAAGTGGATTCTTCCAACAACTCGTCCCCTTACAGTCAACTCAGCAAGTAA